One window of Saccharopolyspora phatthalungensis genomic DNA carries:
- a CDS encoding AAA family ATPase, with the protein MSEPPSPFRDAAALRAELGSVGYLADDALTTALLLAVRMQQPILLEGEPGVGKTEAGKALAAVLDTRLIRLQCYEGLSAAEALYEWNYPRQLLAIRLAESRGAVLRDADLFTDEYLLERPLLAAISHPGPRPAVLLIDEVDRADDEFEAFLLELLADAAITIAELGTRRAMVPPIVVLTSNRTRDLHDALKRRCLYHWIAYPDADRVAAIIRRRVNAADQLAAAVAASVGRLRRLDLTKPPGVAEAINWAMALQVLGLSTVDESAAERTLGAVLKYSEDVKAVREAGTTVLVGEDG; encoded by the coding sequence ATGAGCGAGCCGCCCAGCCCGTTCCGCGATGCCGCCGCCCTGCGGGCGGAGTTGGGCAGTGTCGGATACCTCGCCGACGACGCGCTCACCACCGCGCTGCTGCTCGCGGTGCGGATGCAGCAACCGATCCTGCTGGAAGGCGAGCCCGGTGTCGGCAAGACGGAGGCGGGCAAGGCGCTTGCGGCGGTGTTGGACACCCGCCTGATCAGGTTGCAGTGCTACGAAGGTCTCAGCGCCGCGGAGGCGCTTTACGAGTGGAACTACCCGCGCCAGCTGCTCGCCATCCGGCTGGCCGAGTCGCGCGGTGCGGTGCTGCGCGACGCCGACCTGTTCACCGACGAATACCTGCTGGAACGGCCGCTGCTGGCCGCGATCTCCCACCCAGGACCGCGCCCCGCGGTCCTGCTCATCGACGAGGTGGATCGAGCCGACGACGAGTTCGAGGCGTTCCTGCTCGAACTGCTCGCCGACGCCGCGATCACCATCGCCGAGCTCGGCACCCGGCGAGCCATGGTGCCGCCGATCGTGGTGCTGACGTCCAACCGCACCCGCGACCTGCACGATGCCCTCAAGCGGCGCTGCCTGTACCACTGGATCGCCTATCCCGATGCCGACCGGGTCGCCGCCATCATCCGGCGCCGGGTGAACGCGGCCGATCAGCTGGCTGCCGCCGTGGCCGCATCGGTCGGTCGCCTGCGCCGCCTGGACCTGACCAAGCCGCCCGGAGTGGCCGAGGCGATCAACTGGGCGATGGCGCTGCAGGTTCTCGGCTTGTCCACAGTGGATGAAAGTGCCGCGGAACGAACGCTCGGTGCCGTGCTGAAGTACTCCGAAGACGTCAAGGCAGTGCGCGAAGCGGGGACGACGGTTCTGGTGGGCGAGGATGGCTGA
- a CDS encoding vWA domain-containing protein produces the protein MADLADLVDLVAAFGAALRAEGLPVGPDRCARFTDAIGVVRPANTRELRWCAQATLISDPDQMPVLDAVFRAVFEGVVDPAEQRGQPEHPPAERATPPTGPGGVERDSANPGGANRSTTDIEVPELASAAEQLSHREFTELSADELRSLAALMRRFALVPPLRRSRRDRRTAHGRRIDLRSTLCAARRTGGHPVRLSRRSPKLRARKLVVLCDISGSMEPFARALLQFLYCAAGGTHAEVFTFATRLTRLTRLFAHTRPRTALTCAGEAAPDWSGGTRIADAVGEFLDRHGRRGMARGSVVVIVSDGWETGDPRELGRQMARLARLAFRIVWVNPRVARPGYRPMAGGMAAAWPYCDVVLSGHRLDALDELTAAIRPSSGSATRSSTTANSFRTPPAAPSGR, from the coding sequence ATGGCTGATCTGGCTGACCTGGTGGACCTGGTGGCAGCGTTCGGCGCCGCGTTGCGCGCCGAGGGACTGCCGGTCGGGCCGGATCGCTGTGCGCGCTTCACCGACGCCATCGGAGTGGTTCGACCGGCGAACACCCGGGAGCTGCGCTGGTGCGCACAAGCGACCCTGATCTCCGATCCGGACCAGATGCCGGTGCTCGATGCAGTGTTCCGCGCGGTGTTCGAGGGCGTCGTGGACCCGGCTGAGCAGCGCGGACAACCGGAGCATCCGCCGGCGGAGCGGGCGACTCCGCCGACCGGGCCCGGTGGCGTAGAACGGGACAGCGCGAATCCCGGCGGTGCGAACAGGTCGACCACGGACATCGAGGTTCCGGAGTTGGCCAGTGCCGCGGAACAGCTGAGCCATCGCGAATTCACCGAACTCTCGGCCGACGAGCTGCGGTCATTGGCCGCCCTGATGCGCCGATTCGCACTCGTCCCACCGCTGCGGCGGTCACGACGCGACCGCCGCACCGCGCACGGTCGGCGGATCGACCTGCGCAGCACGTTGTGCGCCGCTCGGCGAACCGGCGGGCACCCCGTGCGGTTGAGCAGGCGCAGCCCGAAGCTGCGAGCGAGGAAACTCGTCGTCCTGTGCGACATTTCCGGCTCGATGGAACCGTTCGCCCGAGCATTGCTGCAATTCCTGTACTGCGCGGCCGGCGGAACGCACGCGGAGGTATTCACCTTCGCGACCCGACTTACCCGGCTGACCCGGCTGTTCGCCCACACGCGGCCTCGCACCGCGTTGACGTGTGCGGGTGAGGCCGCCCCGGACTGGTCCGGCGGAACTCGGATCGCCGACGCAGTTGGGGAATTCCTGGACCGCCACGGTCGGCGCGGCATGGCCAGGGGATCGGTGGTCGTGATCGTCTCCGACGGGTGGGAGACCGGAGATCCGCGCGAGCTGGGACGGCAGATGGCGCGGCTGGCGCGGCTGGCGTTCCGGATCGTCTGGGTCAACCCGCGAGTGGCACGTCCCGGCTACCGGCCGATGGCGGGCGGGATGGCAGCGGCGTGGCCGTACTGCGATGTGGTGCTCAGCGGGCACCGGCTCGACGCGCTCGACGAGCTGACCGCAGCGATCCGGCCATCATCGGGTTCTGCAACAAGAAGTTCTACGACGGCGAACTCATTCCGTACACCACCAGCGGCGCCGAGCGGCCGATGA
- a CDS encoding XdhC family protein, giving the protein MSDLVERRADLRSRRTPFVVATVVRAQRPSSAKPGDSALVLPDGTVEGFVGGACAESTVRAQGLRLLDGGAPVLLRITPAVSEETRTEGLVMVSNPCLSGGSLDIFLEPMLPPVLVRVFGDTPVARALVRLGRELGYEVDSSTDADAGLPADIGAVVVASQGRSEEPVLTSALRAGVPYVALVASRRRGAAILDRLDVTSEQRARVRTPAGLDIGAQTASEIALSVYAELVMQRPRRAGSGEHAPMAVDPVCRMAVAINACTPSAHRDGRSVYFCGPACREAFIDEPARYPT; this is encoded by the coding sequence GTGAGCGATCTCGTGGAGCGCAGAGCGGATCTGCGCTCCAGGCGCACGCCGTTCGTGGTCGCGACCGTCGTCCGGGCGCAGCGGCCCTCCAGCGCGAAGCCCGGCGATTCCGCGCTGGTGCTGCCGGACGGGACCGTGGAGGGCTTCGTCGGCGGTGCGTGCGCGGAATCGACCGTGCGCGCGCAGGGACTGCGACTGCTGGACGGCGGAGCTCCGGTGCTGCTGCGGATCACTCCCGCAGTCTCCGAGGAGACGCGCACCGAAGGGCTCGTCATGGTGAGCAATCCTTGCTTGTCCGGCGGATCCCTGGACATCTTCCTGGAACCGATGCTGCCGCCCGTCCTGGTGCGGGTGTTCGGTGATACGCCGGTGGCCCGCGCACTGGTTCGTCTCGGCAGGGAACTCGGGTACGAAGTGGACAGCTCGACAGATGCGGATGCCGGGCTTCCCGCCGACATCGGGGCCGTGGTCGTTGCTTCGCAAGGCCGATCCGAGGAGCCGGTGTTGACCTCGGCGCTGCGGGCCGGCGTTCCCTACGTCGCGCTGGTCGCCAGCCGCCGCAGGGGCGCCGCAATACTCGACCGGCTGGACGTGACCTCAGAGCAGCGGGCGCGGGTGCGGACACCGGCGGGACTGGACATCGGCGCTCAGACCGCATCGGAGATCGCGCTGTCCGTGTACGCCGAACTGGTCATGCAGCGGCCACGCCGGGCAGGGTCGGGCGAGCACGCGCCCATGGCCGTGGACCCCGTGTGCCGAATGGCGGTTGCGATCAATGCCTGCACCCCGTCCGCACACCGCGACGGCCGATCCGTCTACTTCTGCGGACCCGCGTGCCGCGAAGCTTTCATCGACGAGCCAGCGAGATACCCGACATGA